TCGCGCTGTACCTGGCGCACGACGAGATCGGCCAGCCGTTCCTCCTGCTCACGGGATTCGAGCCAGACTTCCGGTGGGAGGCGTTCACGGCCGCCGTGCTCGGCATCGTCGACCGCTACCGGGTCTCGACCACCACGTGGGTGCACGCCATCCCCATGCCCGTCCCGCACACGCGCGACATCAACGTCACGGTGAGCGGCAACCGCACCGAGCTCATCGACGCCCTGAGCGTGTGGAAGCCGCACACGCAGGTGCCCGCCAACGCCCTGCACCTGGTGGAGCACCGCCTGCACGACGTCGGGCACCCGGTGGCCGGCTTCGTGCTGCTCGTCCCGCACTACCTCGCCGACACCGAGTTCCCCCTCGCCGCGGTCGCGGCGCTCGAGAGCATCAGCGCGGCCACGGGGCTCATCTTCCCGACGGACCGCCTCCGCGAGGAGGGCCGCGACTTCGTCGGGCGCATCGACGAGCAGGTCGCGGGCAACCAGGAGCTCGCGCGCCTGGTCACCACGCTGGAGGAGCGGTACGACAGCTACATGGAGGACACGCCCCTCAAGTCCCCGCTGACCGACGAGGACGGCGCCCTGCCGAGCGCGGACGAGATCGCCGCGGAGCTCGAGAAGTTCCTCGCCCGGCGCCGCCCGGGCGACGGCGACCTGGCCTGACGCGCCCGCGTCCCGTCCCCGCCGACGCCGCGCGACGCCGGCCGGGTCCGCGACCGCCGGTATCCTCGTGCCGATGAGCACCCGCCGCGCCCGCATCGTCCTCGGCGTCGCGATGGCGGCGTACCTCTCCTCCGTCCTCCAGCGCGGATCGCTCGGCGTGGCCTCGGTCGAGGCGGGGGAACGGTTCCACGCCTCGGCGTCCCTCCTGTCCACGCTCGCGGTCACCCAGCTCGTGGTCTACGCCGCGCTGCAGATCCCGGTGGGCGTGCTCATCGACCGGGTGGGTCCGCGGGCGCTGCTCGCGAGCGGCGCCCTGCTCATGGTGGCGGGGCAGGTCACGCTCGCGCTCTCGACGTCCCTCGAGGTGGCGGTGGTCGGGCGGATGCTCGTCGGCGCCGGCGACGCCATGACCTTCGTGTCCGGCCTGCGCCTCATCAACACGTGGTTCTCCGGTCCCCGGGTGCCGGTGCTCTCGCAGTGGTTCGCGAACGTGGGTCAGCTCGGCCAGGTGCTGTCGGCCGTCCCCCTCTCGCTCGTGCTGCACACGGCGGGGTGGACGCCCGCGTTCCTCGGCTCCGCGTCGGTGGCGGTCGTGGCGCTCGTCGCGGTGGTCGTCGCCGTGCGGGACCGTCCGACCGGCGACGCGCCGCCGCCCCGGGTC
This is a stretch of genomic DNA from Clavibacter zhangzhiyongii. It encodes these proteins:
- a CDS encoding proteasome assembly chaperone family protein: MADADGLYEIDSDIGEVPTGLPLVAGLTGFSDAGSGVSQVSEYLLSTLSHRDVLRFDTDTLLDYRARRPTIYFDQDHLADYRPARLALYLAHDEIGQPFLLLTGFEPDFRWEAFTAAVLGIVDRYRVSTTTWVHAIPMPVPHTRDINVTVSGNRTELIDALSVWKPHTQVPANALHLVEHRLHDVGHPVAGFVLLVPHYLADTEFPLAAVAALESISAATGLIFPTDRLREEGRDFVGRIDEQVAGNQELARLVTTLEERYDSYMEDTPLKSPLTDEDGALPSADEIAAELEKFLARRRPGDGDLA